A region from the uncultured Bacteroides sp. genome encodes:
- a CDS encoding rhomboid family intramembrane serine protease: MAHIISDIRESFRRGNIFIQLIYINTAVFLVTTLLSVFLQLFNRSTAGFLGFLELPASLTRLASQPWSIITYMFMHAGFMHILFNMLWLYWFGSLFLSFFSAKHLRGLYLLGGICGGLFYILSYNIFPYFASSVALSTMVGASASVLAIVMATAYREPNYRVQLFLFGSIRLKYIALIVLLTDLLFVTSQNAGGHIAHLGGALAGLWFAASLKRGTDVTSWINKPLDLFLRLFDKKTWHRRKPKMEVHYNRDPRDYDYNAHKKAQSDEIDRILEKLKKSGYESLSTEEKKSLFDASKR, from the coding sequence AGGGAATCTTTTCGCAGGGGGAATATTTTTATTCAGCTGATTTATATCAATACAGCTGTCTTCCTCGTTACGACATTACTCTCTGTATTCCTACAGCTTTTTAATAGAAGTACCGCCGGATTTCTTGGATTTCTAGAATTGCCAGCATCACTCACTCGTTTGGCTAGCCAACCATGGTCCATTATCACTTATATGTTCATGCATGCAGGCTTTATGCATATATTATTTAATATGCTATGGCTCTACTGGTTTGGCTCATTATTCCTTTCTTTTTTCTCTGCCAAACACCTGCGGGGTCTTTATTTATTAGGTGGAATTTGCGGTGGACTTTTTTATATTCTTTCTTATAACATTTTCCCGTATTTCGCTTCCTCTGTAGCTCTCTCTACAATGGTTGGAGCGTCTGCTTCTGTATTGGCCATTGTGATGGCAACAGCTTATCGCGAACCCAATTACCGCGTGCAACTCTTCTTATTTGGTTCTATACGCCTAAAATATATAGCACTCATCGTATTGCTAACCGATTTGTTATTTGTTACTTCTCAGAATGCCGGTGGGCACATAGCGCATTTAGGCGGAGCATTAGCCGGCCTTTGGTTTGCCGCCAGTTTAAAGCGGGGCACTGACGTTACTTCATGGATTAATAAACCCCTGGACCTTTTTTTGCGTCTATTTGATAAAAAGACATGGCATCGCCGCAAGCCAAAGATGGAAGTACATTACAACCGGGACCCAAGGGATTATGACTATAACGCTCATAAAAAAGCACAATCGGACGAAATAGATCGTATCCTGGAAAAGCTCAAAAAATCCGGTTACGAAAGCTTAAGCACCGAAGAAAAGAAAAGTCTGTTTGACGCAAGTAAAAGATAA